ATGCAAGAAGTAAAGGTGCTGATGTAAGATTTGTTTATTCTCCTCTTGATACTATAAAAATCGCACGTGAAAACCCTAATAAAAAAATAGTATTCTTTGCAATTGGTTTTGAAACAACAACTCCAATGACAGCTGCATTACTTGAGCATGTAACAAAAAATAAAATAGAAAATATATATTTTCATATAAATCATATAACTGTACCTGAGCCTATGAAAGTTTTATTAGAGAGTTCAGATTGTCAAATTGACGCATTTATTGGTCCTTCTCATGTAAGTGTTATAACTGGTTCTAAAATTTATAAAGAGTTTGTAACTGAATATAAAAAACCTGTAGTAGTAGCAGGTTTTGAACCAGTTGATGTTATGCAATCAATCTTAGCAATAGTAAAACAATTCAATGAAAATAGATGTGAACTTGAAATTGAATATTCAAGAGCTGTATCAAATGATGGAAATATAGCTGCTCAGAAATTAATAAATAAATATTTTACAAAAGCAACTCATTTTAGATGGAGAGGTTTAGGAGATATTCCTGATTCAGCATTAAGATTAAGAGATGAATATTCAAATATTGATGCTGAAATAATATATAAAGATATCTTACCAACTAAAAAAATAGATGACCATAAACTTTGTATTTGTGGTGATATTATGAGAGGTGTGGCAAAACCAAATGATTGTAAAGTATTTGGTAAAGCTTGTAAACCAAATAGTCCTTTAGGTTCATGTATGGTTTCAAGTGAAGGTGCTTGTAGTGCATACTATAAATATGGGAATTTGATTAAATAATATATAAAAAAGTATAAACTTTTTTTGAAGTTTTTTGTATTGTATTAAAAGTTTTAATTTGGAGAATGATAGATGAAAAAGCTTTTTATTATAAAAACAGGAATAACTTTTGATAATACAAAAAAACTTTTTGGTGATTTTGATAAGTGGATTATTGAAAAAATTGGTGAAACAACTTTAGAAATTGTTGTTATAAATATGCATACAAAATACATTCTTCCTTCTATAAAAGAGTGTGCAGGAGTTATAATTACAGGTTCTCACTCTATGGTTACAAATGAAGAGCCATGGAGTGTAGCTTTGGAAAAATGGATACCAACTTTAGTTAAAAACAAAATACCTCTTTTGGGTATTTGCTATGGACATCAATTAATTGCAAAAAGTATGAATGGTGTAAGTTCTTATAATAAGAATGGAACAGAAATAGGAACAGTAAATATATCTCTTAGTTTAGAAGCTAAAGATGATGAATTATTTAAAAATTTTCCTATGAAGTTTAAAGCGCATACAATTCACTCTCAATCAGTAGAAGTACTTCCTTTATATGCTGTAAGATTAGCTTATAATGCTTTTGATAAAAATCATGCTTATAGAATAGGAAGTAATACATGGGGTGTACAATTTCACCCAGAATATGATGAAAATATAATGAAGTCATATATAAATGAAGTTTCAAAAACTAAAAATTTAGAAGTAGAAACTTTATTATTAAAAGTAGAACAAACACAAGAAGCAAATTTTGTTATAAAAAGATTTGCACAAATAGTACAAAAAGAGGTTAACAAATGACTAATATAACACTAGCTCATGGAAATGGTGGGCAAGAAAATAATGAATTAATTACAAAAATATTTTATAAAGCTTTTAAAAATGAGATTTTATCAAAAAGTGAAGATGCTGCTGTTATTGAAGATGGTACTTTAGCTTTTAGTACAGACTCTTTTACTGTAAGTCCTATTGAATTTCCAGGTGCAAATATAGGTAAATTAGCTATTTGTGGAACTTGTAATGACTTAGCAATGATGGGTGCAAAACCAAAATACTTAACTTGTTCTGTAATTATAGAAGAGGGATTTGAAGTTGCAACTTTAAAAAGAGTAGTTGATAGTATGCAAACTGAACTTGAAAAAAATGGTGCAATTGTAGTAAGTGGTGATACAAAAGTTGTGCCAAAAGGTAGTGTTGATAAAATCTTTATAAATACTACTGGTATTGGACAAATAGAGCAAAAAGGAATCTCTTCTAATAATATTCAAGATGATGATGTAATTATTGTTTCAAACTCTGTTGGAAAACATGGAGCAACAATCTTTGCAGCAAGAGAAGGAATTGATTTCTCTACAAATTTACAATCTGATTGTGCTTCACTTTGGCCAGTTGTA
This genomic window from Arcobacter sp. CECT 8986 contains:
- the hypD gene encoding hydrogenase formation protein HypD; this encodes MNELKLKDLYDGFRDPKAIKALKKLIDKEAAKLSRKINVMEVCGGHTHTIMKYGLNQLMPENIEFIHGPGCPVCVMPKERIDHAYILSLQEDVILVTLGDMIKVPGSHGSLQDARSKGADVRFVYSPLDTIKIARENPNKKIVFFAIGFETTTPMTAALLEHVTKNKIENIYFHINHITVPEPMKVLLESSDCQIDAFIGPSHVSVITGSKIYKEFVTEYKKPVVVAGFEPVDVMQSILAIVKQFNENRCELEIEYSRAVSNDGNIAAQKLINKYFTKATHFRWRGLGDIPDSALRLRDEYSNIDAEIIYKDILPTKKIDDHKLCICGDIMRGVAKPNDCKVFGKACKPNSPLGSCMVSSEGACSAYYKYGNLIK
- a CDS encoding glutamine amidotransferase, with amino-acid sequence MKKLFIIKTGITFDNTKKLFGDFDKWIIEKIGETTLEIVVINMHTKYILPSIKECAGVIITGSHSMVTNEEPWSVALEKWIPTLVKNKIPLLGICYGHQLIAKSMNGVSSYNKNGTEIGTVNISLSLEAKDDELFKNFPMKFKAHTIHSQSVEVLPLYAVRLAYNAFDKNHAYRIGSNTWGVQFHPEYDENIMKSYINEVSKTKNLEVETLLLKVEQTQEANFVIKRFAQIVQKEVNK
- the hypE gene encoding hydrogenase expression/formation protein HypE — its product is MTNITLAHGNGGQENNELITKIFYKAFKNEILSKSEDAAVIEDGTLAFSTDSFTVSPIEFPGANIGKLAICGTCNDLAMMGAKPKYLTCSVIIEEGFEVATLKRVVDSMQTELEKNGAIVVSGDTKVVPKGSVDKIFINTTGIGQIEQKGISSNNIQDDDVIIVSNSVGKHGATIFAAREGIDFSTNLQSDCASLWPVVKKLIDEGIQIRALRDATRGGVSAVLNEWAKQSNICVEIEEEKIPVCDEVKGVCELLGFEALSLANEGTFVMAISKEQASKAIEVLKSIETSKEASIIGNVTLKHQGKVVLNTAWGTQRFIDLPTGELLPRIC